In Geopsychrobacter electrodiphilus DSM 16401, a single window of DNA contains:
- a CDS encoding diguanylate cyclase domain-containing protein, which translates to MIPKRPLSLKARMSFSVMALVLVIMAGVGGLSLHYFKRSFQKLIADQQSTLIEQIAKQIDRQLQDASSLITATAGSFPLDRLKNAELAQSYLDTQLGLGTTSMFDNGIFLFTADGRLLAEYPFKPDRRGRDYSFRKYFQDTLRSGQPQISDPYVSSQKQKHPAVNFTAPIRNDKGQILAVIAGSVDLTRKNFLGGLSAVRIGRTGYLYLFNTDRLMIMHPDPRRIMKKDVPLGANLWFDRAIEGFEGTEETVNSRGLHTLVSFKRLNSNRWILAANYPTHEAFQPIAQVQRFFIVGLGIILIFCIVVTWVVTRTLLAPLARLTAHVAGFSPPDADKSHPVRGQGDEITTLAATFDGLMTEVAREREFTLNLLQNSATPCFVLDVNHRVLIWTQAVEKLTGLKANDILGTNLHWQAFYPSERPCLADIVLDKDYSAAFDLYPLLADSPLVENSIQAEGWLKLYNGRSKYLTFDAAPIHDQNGTLVAVIQTLHDLTNLKHTEKTLRETQESYHALIDSSPDAIIVHRHANVLYANRAANILFCAKSKEDLVGRSLNELIHPHYHKTAFRQISEVETKKNTHLHVEEQIIRLDGKSLDVEIGRSVTFYAGEAAVQSVLRDITLRKAAQDLVWQQANFDALTGLPNRSLFMDRLKQALGNCDRDKHLACLMFIDLDQFKAVNDTLGHDNGDELLRQVAKRMSTCLRETDTVARLGGDEFTIILPVLKDVNEVLLPAERLLKTLAEPFVLPGGIRQISASIGGAIYPHDSKSIADLMCVADTAMYQVKQTGRNSYYFPHLEKSAGPTPATEGLHN; encoded by the coding sequence ATGATTCCCAAGCGCCCCCTCAGCCTCAAAGCCAGAATGTCATTCTCCGTCATGGCTCTCGTCCTTGTCATCATGGCAGGTGTGGGTGGACTGTCGCTGCATTATTTTAAACGCTCCTTCCAGAAACTCATTGCTGACCAACAGTCGACCTTGATCGAACAGATCGCCAAGCAGATTGACAGACAACTGCAGGATGCCAGTTCTCTGATCACCGCTACGGCTGGCAGCTTCCCCCTCGACCGCCTTAAAAACGCCGAACTCGCCCAGTCCTACCTCGACACCCAGCTTGGTCTCGGCACCACCAGCATGTTCGATAATGGCATTTTCCTGTTCACAGCGGATGGGCGCTTGCTGGCGGAGTATCCCTTCAAACCTGATCGCCGTGGTCGAGACTACTCTTTCCGCAAATATTTCCAGGATACGCTGCGCTCTGGACAACCTCAAATTTCTGACCCCTATGTTTCAAGTCAGAAACAAAAACACCCGGCGGTTAATTTCACGGCCCCCATCCGCAATGACAAGGGACAAATCCTCGCGGTCATCGCGGGGAGCGTCGATCTGACGCGTAAGAATTTTCTCGGCGGCCTGAGCGCTGTACGGATTGGTCGGACGGGCTATCTCTACCTCTTTAATACCGACCGACTGATGATCATGCATCCAGACCCGCGGCGCATCATGAAGAAAGACGTTCCGCTCGGCGCGAACCTCTGGTTCGATCGGGCAATCGAGGGTTTTGAGGGGACTGAAGAGACCGTCAACTCACGCGGGTTACACACCCTGGTGTCCTTCAAGCGTCTCAACAGTAACCGCTGGATTCTTGCCGCTAACTACCCGACCCATGAAGCCTTTCAACCGATTGCTCAGGTACAGCGGTTTTTCATTGTCGGCCTCGGCATCATCCTCATCTTCTGCATCGTCGTTACCTGGGTTGTGACGCGCACCCTGCTGGCCCCTCTGGCCCGGCTTACCGCACACGTGGCAGGATTTTCTCCGCCAGATGCTGATAAAAGTCACCCTGTTAGAGGTCAGGGGGATGAAATAACCACCCTGGCCGCGACCTTTGATGGGTTAATGACCGAGGTAGCGAGGGAACGTGAGTTCACCCTCAACCTGCTGCAAAATTCTGCCACCCCCTGCTTTGTTCTCGATGTGAACCACAGGGTGTTGATATGGACGCAGGCGGTTGAGAAATTGACCGGTCTCAAGGCTAACGACATTCTAGGGACAAATCTTCATTGGCAGGCCTTCTACCCCTCGGAGCGCCCCTGCCTGGCTGACATTGTGCTGGACAAGGACTACTCTGCCGCCTTCGATCTTTACCCCCTGTTAGCCGACTCACCGCTGGTCGAAAATAGTATTCAGGCTGAAGGCTGGCTCAAACTGTATAACGGCAGGTCGAAATATCTGACCTTCGATGCAGCGCCGATCCACGACCAGAATGGCACGCTGGTCGCTGTGATACAGACGCTGCATGATCTAACCAACCTGAAACACACAGAGAAGACCCTGCGCGAAACTCAGGAGAGCTATCACGCGCTGATCGACAGCTCGCCTGATGCGATCATAGTGCACCGTCATGCCAACGTTTTATACGCCAACCGAGCGGCAAACATACTCTTTTGTGCAAAGAGTAAAGAGGATCTCGTTGGCCGCTCCCTCAACGAACTGATCCACCCCCATTACCACAAAACCGCTTTCAGGCAAATTTCCGAAGTCGAAACTAAAAAAAACACACACCTCCATGTCGAAGAGCAAATTATCCGCCTAGACGGCAAGAGTCTCGACGTTGAAATTGGCCGATCTGTAACCTTCTATGCAGGCGAGGCGGCGGTACAGAGCGTTTTGCGCGACATCACTCTGCGTAAAGCCGCCCAGGACCTCGTCTGGCAACAGGCCAACTTCGATGCTCTCACCGGGCTTCCGAATCGAAGCCTCTTCATGGATCGGCTGAAACAGGCCCTGGGAAACTGTGACCGTGATAAACATCTGGCCTGCCTGATGTTTATCGATCTCGACCAATTTAAAGCCGTCAACGACACCCTGGGTCATGACAATGGTGATGAACTTCTGCGCCAGGTCGCCAAACGCATGAGCACCTGTCTGCGCGAGACCGACACGGTCGCACGCCTGGGGGGGGATGAATTCACCATCATTCTGCCAGTCCTGAAAGACGTCAACGAGGTTCTCCTCCCAGCAGAACGTTTGCTTAAGACCCTGGCAGAGCCCTTCGTCCTTCCTGGCGGTATCCGCCAAATCTCCGCTTCGATCGGCGGCGCGATCTACCCTCATGACAGCAAGAGCATAGCTGATCTGATGTGTGTCGCCGATACCGCGATGTACCAGGTTAAGCAGACCGGGCGTAACAGTTACTACTTTCCCCATCTTGAAAAATCCGCCGGACCGACCCCTGCCACAGAGGGTCTCCATAATTAA
- the glnA gene encoding type I glutamate--ammonia ligase, giving the protein MTRSEIMTIIQEQKVNFFRLQFVDIFGFMKNISIPLSQIEKALDGQMMFDGSSIDGFVRINESDMYLKPDYDTFVVLPWRNKNGVNAARIICDVHKADGTPFEGCPRVNLKRVLAEAKELGYTMNVGTECEFFLFQKDENGKLSTATNDVAGYFEVDPDDTGINCRREIIDTLEAMHFEVEASHHEVAEGQHEINFKYSDALKAADNTLTFKWVVRSIADKHGFHATFMPKPVFGINGSGMHTNQSLFTLDGQNAFYDESGPLQLSEIAYQYIAGITRNARGFTAVTNPLVNSYKRLVPGYEAPVYVAWSASNRSAMIRIPASRGMGTRTEVRCPDPTCNPYLAFAMMLTSGLDGVKNKLEAPAAVNINIFKMTAAEKEATGIASLPGSLEEAIIALKENPLAKEALGEHIFKKYIQGKTKEWNRYRMAVTDWEIKEYMKNY; this is encoded by the coding sequence ATGACACGCAGTGAAATTATGACGATCATCCAAGAACAGAAGGTTAACTTTTTCCGACTGCAGTTTGTCGATATCTTTGGTTTCATGAAGAATATCTCCATCCCGCTGAGTCAGATTGAAAAAGCGCTGGATGGCCAGATGATGTTCGACGGCTCGTCGATTGACGGCTTTGTGCGCATCAACGAGTCGGATATGTATCTGAAGCCCGATTATGACACCTTTGTCGTTCTCCCCTGGCGGAACAAGAACGGTGTCAATGCGGCGCGGATTATCTGTGATGTGCACAAGGCCGATGGTACCCCCTTTGAGGGCTGCCCGCGGGTGAACCTGAAACGGGTGCTGGCCGAGGCCAAGGAACTCGGGTACACCATGAACGTCGGCACCGAGTGTGAATTTTTTCTGTTTCAGAAGGATGAGAACGGCAAGCTGTCAACCGCGACTAATGATGTCGCCGGCTACTTTGAGGTCGATCCGGATGACACCGGCATCAACTGTCGGCGTGAGATCATCGATACCTTGGAGGCCATGCATTTTGAAGTTGAGGCCTCCCATCATGAAGTCGCCGAAGGGCAGCATGAGATCAACTTCAAGTATTCTGACGCCTTAAAAGCGGCCGACAACACCCTGACCTTCAAGTGGGTGGTACGTTCCATCGCCGATAAACACGGCTTTCACGCGACCTTCATGCCCAAGCCGGTGTTCGGCATCAACGGTTCGGGCATGCATACCAACCAGTCCCTCTTCACCCTCGATGGGCAGAACGCCTTCTATGATGAAAGTGGGCCGCTGCAGTTGAGTGAAATCGCCTACCAGTATATCGCCGGAATCACCAGGAATGCGCGTGGCTTTACCGCCGTGACCAATCCGCTGGTCAACTCTTACAAACGCCTTGTCCCTGGTTACGAAGCGCCGGTCTACGTTGCCTGGTCAGCTTCCAATCGCTCGGCCATGATCCGTATCCCCGCATCACGCGGTATGGGCACCCGCACCGAGGTCCGCTGTCCCGACCCGACCTGCAATCCCTATCTGGCCTTCGCCATGATGCTGACTTCGGGGCTCGACGGAGTGAAAAACAAGCTCGAAGCCCCGGCGGCCGTCAATATTAATATCTTCAAGATGACGGCCGCCGAAAAAGAAGCGACCGGAATCGCCAGTCTGCCCGGCAGTCTGGAAGAGGCGATCATCGCGCTCAAGGAGAATCCGCTCGCCAAAGAAGCGCTCGGCGAGCATATCTTTAAAAAATATATTCAGGGGAAAACGAAAGAATGGAATCGCTATCGGATGGCGGTGACCGACTGGGAAATTAAGGAATATATGAAGAACTACTGA
- a CDS encoding GGDEF domain-containing protein: protein MDVFQWDQNFETGLAEVDQQHKHLVKVINEFGQLLSQNSVNSADLEQVFTELVSYTQYHFEEEEKMSHRTGVDIRHVEHHEREHLNFLQEVTLLHQQMETSQDTTGKDLFEFLMNWLVCHILGSDMSLARQIRAIEFGHSADDAYLMEEKAVDKATGLLLRSLNNLFKQVSNRNKQLSELNQTLEVKIRERTQSLSEANQKLGKLASTDVLTGLSNRRHALQILDQLWEESVNMGTTLACMMIDADGFKAINDNYGHDAGDLVLQKLARQLRYAVRTDDIVCRLGGDEFLIICPKTNEEGAMVIATLMHDQIAALTVPVLGGVWPGSISVGVAAKTAAMKTPEDLIKAADRGVYAAKNAGKNCVKIVR from the coding sequence ATGGACGTCTTTCAATGGGATCAAAATTTTGAAACAGGTCTCGCCGAAGTTGATCAACAACATAAGCATCTGGTTAAAGTGATCAACGAGTTCGGCCAACTTCTCTCCCAAAACAGCGTCAACTCTGCAGACCTGGAACAAGTGTTTACCGAGTTGGTGTCATACACGCAATATCATTTTGAAGAAGAAGAGAAAATGTCTCATCGCACCGGTGTCGACATAAGACATGTCGAGCATCACGAGCGAGAGCACCTTAATTTTCTTCAAGAAGTCACGTTGCTTCATCAACAGATGGAAACCTCCCAGGATACTACGGGGAAAGACTTGTTTGAATTTCTGATGAATTGGCTGGTCTGCCACATTCTGGGATCAGATATGAGCCTGGCCCGTCAAATTAGAGCGATTGAGTTTGGTCACTCCGCCGATGACGCTTATCTGATGGAGGAAAAAGCGGTTGATAAAGCAACGGGGTTACTGCTCAGATCACTGAATAATCTTTTCAAGCAGGTATCAAACCGAAACAAACAATTAAGCGAATTAAATCAAACCCTTGAAGTTAAGATCAGGGAGCGGACCCAGTCTCTCTCTGAGGCAAATCAAAAACTCGGAAAACTGGCGTCCACCGATGTTTTGACCGGGCTATCGAATCGTCGCCATGCCTTACAAATATTGGATCAATTGTGGGAAGAGTCCGTCAATATGGGGACCACACTCGCCTGCATGATGATTGACGCCGACGGTTTTAAAGCAATCAACGATAACTACGGCCATGATGCCGGTGACTTGGTATTGCAGAAACTGGCAAGACAGCTGAGATATGCAGTCCGGACAGACGATATCGTCTGTCGGCTTGGAGGAGATGAGTTTCTCATCATCTGTCCCAAGACGAATGAGGAAGGTGCCATGGTGATCGCAACTCTCATGCATGACCAAATCGCAGCCCTAACAGTCCCGGTCCTTGGCGGAGTCTGGCCAGGAAGTATCAGCGTCGGAGTTGCAGCCAAGACAGCCGCTATGAAAACACCTGAAGATTTGATCAAGGCAGCGGATCGCGGCGTCTATGCCGCCAAAAACGCGGGTAAAAATTGCGTGAAAATTGTACGTTGA